The following coding sequences lie in one Mucilaginibacter sp. KACC 22773 genomic window:
- a CDS encoding alpha/beta hydrolase, which produces MKKLILICLLLSTSMAFAQHIPAGKVIEEQNVKSDILDYNVKYAIYLPADYETSNRTYPVVYLLHGYGDDQTGWLQFGEINRYADKAIAEGKIPPMIIVMPDAKTTFYINSYDGKRNYEDFFFKEFMPTIEKDYRIKGTKKYRAVAGLSMGGFGTLIYSIKHPEMFSAAAALSAAVRNEEDFMGITDARWAEAYAKVFGPNLKGAERLNDTWKANSILGLIQGKTTDDLNDVRYWIDCGDDDALSKGNSLLHVALMDKKVPHEFRIRDGAHNWTYWRTGIIDALNFIGDSFRQK; this is translated from the coding sequence ATGAAAAAACTTATTCTGATCTGCTTACTCCTCTCTACTTCCATGGCATTTGCACAGCATATTCCGGCCGGCAAGGTGATAGAGGAACAAAATGTAAAGAGCGACATTTTGGATTACAACGTAAAATACGCCATTTATTTACCGGCCGATTATGAAACATCAAACCGTACTTACCCGGTAGTGTACCTGCTGCATGGTTACGGCGATGACCAAACCGGCTGGCTGCAATTTGGCGAGATTAACCGTTATGCCGATAAAGCCATCGCCGAAGGTAAAATTCCGCCGATGATTATTGTAATGCCCGATGCAAAAACAACATTTTACATTAACTCGTACGATGGTAAACGTAATTATGAAGATTTCTTTTTCAAGGAATTTATGCCCACCATCGAAAAAGATTATCGCATAAAAGGCACTAAAAAATACCGCGCCGTAGCCGGTTTATCTATGGGCGGATTCGGAACTTTAATTTACAGCATTAAACATCCCGAAATGTTCTCGGCAGCGGCAGCTTTAAGTGCAGCGGTACGCAACGAGGAAGACTTTATGGGCATTACCGATGCCCGCTGGGCCGAGGCGTACGCTAAAGTTTTCGGCCCCAACCTTAAAGGCGCCGAAAGGTTAAATGATACATGGAAAGCAAACTCGATTTTAGGATTAATTCAAGGCAAAACAACCGATGATCTTAACGATGTGCGTTATTGGATTGATTGCGGCGATGACGATGCCCTAAGCAAAGGCAACTCCCTGTTGCACGTTGCCCTGATGGACAAGAAAGTCCCCCACGAGTTCCGCATCCGCGACGGCGCCCACAACTGGACCTACTGGCGCACCGGCATTATAGATGCATTAAACTTTATCGGGGATAGCTTTAGGCAGAAATAA
- a CDS encoding FtsW/RodA/SpoVE family cell cycle protein, with translation MDKGTPKPPGRRLERLFLLLAGILLATLFGRLYVVLQQKFTDVDKRLQDGTIVNLNAPNRAGNVAALLKKGYYFDDPRDVDYIQSVIAAKANSAGAFDNAGELNKRKYYVNADEAIEQGGELFRQRVLDSRELLGYTGDDSIRFSQEKNHPPEIPAQNDLGLGDYSISGKITHKEQPVAGVLVRLNMILPRDSIYSDEETAAKNTTTENSPTAKKVFVANADKKRQLQSLTAFARTDAAGRYQFKNLPTDKAFELLPLQPGFEFGRSQGVVDLDGDKKINFVQAPHSIKLLSTRDFNILKKEGAFIVRTIDDFNTWYWIIAASFFAGFIVIHILLSYRYPQADQIILPLVMILTGISFLTLLSLQDPLRDRFLAKDTLIYLGIGVGIICIILFINLRKLTADSGLYRLLVFKNVRSAANGWPWVVVAMGILFSTILFGTGPEGSGVKVNLLGFQPSEIVKYLVIIFLAGFFAANEKFISQYASWSKRLSFFSSALVATLITLLLFLVLGDLGPAMVICFTFIILFSFSRGDFLSMAGFVVLFVLITWFFDNVWLSAGVTFGILGLVGFWKPKYLSESAVMALIVISAFLTIDKIPGLDKIIPGPVERLVERKAIWQDPWNNEVYGGDQVANGLWAMAGGGLTGEGVGQGFAKTIPEAHTDMILPSIGEEFGWAGMAAVFILFLLFLHRSIIIGRQTGTPLLFYLSAGIGVCTFVQFLLIAGGSIGALPLSGVSLPFESYGGSSLVINLLATGFLLSVSLVKGSQVQMDYITKQQDKNLVPALAAALAGVVLLTVNVSRYSADNKKWVVKPALVADKSGLRMFSYNPRIAILMNRLQAGSLLDRNGLILATSKPELIAKQQKKLAVAGVKDYNLDSAVHKRLERFYPFEEQMFFWTGDVNTGVFNGSTNGYFAEYEHAAELRGFKMPISSYNVKASRYQEDRFLPRGVKEMTVAKKDYSELAPLLLADINGPEVAAFKNRNRDVKLTMDADLQTKIQQSIATDTSLYDNRVSVVVMEANTGDVLVSAQYPLPPVHNWDQLTMSQADQNKLSNWMTTTDLGFTYASQPGSTAKVLTAMSAFNKLGIDASKVTYHVSMEERIRTKGIEPDETGIITMERAIAKSNNVYFIKLANQQHLEEYMVNLYMKTGMFLHGVGGYYYNKPAENDAQEEKWRNLWRKTEFNTKPRYDPNNIHKTRAKGISGMAWGQGELIATPASVARLVSGVANNGVLLGNRFVLNVGKTKMPVKAGITLADKPDYAALLKQYMITQSAPKVPILGIAVAGKSGTPERIVKNKSVNDGWYVFFAPEANGKGNMVVCIRVESTKGSSDAVHLAGKHVIPFLLEKGYMKSIVSGEVAEPTDQQ, from the coding sequence ATGGATAAGGGCACACCCAAACCTCCGGGCAGGCGATTGGAGCGATTGTTTTTATTGCTCGCGGGTATTTTGCTGGCCACGCTGTTTGGTAGGTTATACGTTGTTTTGCAGCAAAAATTTACCGATGTTGATAAGCGCCTGCAGGATGGCACCATCGTAAATCTGAATGCCCCAAACAGGGCCGGAAACGTAGCCGCGCTGCTAAAAAAAGGCTACTATTTTGATGACCCGAGGGATGTGGATTATATTCAATCTGTTATTGCCGCCAAAGCAAATTCAGCAGGTGCTTTTGATAATGCAGGCGAACTGAATAAACGCAAATATTATGTTAATGCAGATGAGGCTATAGAACAAGGCGGCGAATTGTTCAGACAGCGGGTATTGGATTCGCGCGAGTTGTTGGGTTATACCGGGGATGATTCCATCCGGTTTAGCCAGGAAAAAAATCACCCGCCCGAAATTCCCGCCCAAAACGATCTTGGCCTGGGCGATTATAGCATTAGTGGCAAGATAACCCACAAGGAACAGCCGGTTGCCGGTGTTTTGGTGAGGTTGAATATGATATTGCCAAGAGACAGTATTTATTCCGACGAGGAAACGGCCGCCAAAAACACCACCACTGAAAATTCGCCAACGGCTAAAAAGGTATTTGTCGCCAATGCCGATAAAAAGCGGCAATTGCAATCGCTTACAGCATTTGCCCGTACAGATGCCGCCGGTCGTTATCAATTTAAAAATCTCCCTACCGATAAGGCTTTTGAGTTATTACCGCTGCAGCCGGGCTTTGAGTTTGGCCGTTCGCAGGGCGTAGTAGACCTGGATGGCGATAAAAAGATAAATTTTGTGCAGGCGCCGCACAGCATTAAGCTGCTGTCAACCCGCGATTTCAATATCCTTAAAAAAGAGGGGGCGTTTATTGTACGTACGATCGACGATTTTAACACTTGGTATTGGATTATTGCGGCCAGCTTTTTTGCCGGGTTTATTGTTATCCATATCCTGTTAAGTTACCGTTATCCCCAGGCCGATCAAATTATATTGCCCCTGGTAATGATACTTACCGGGATCTCGTTTCTCACTTTATTAAGCCTGCAGGACCCTTTACGAGATAGATTTTTAGCAAAGGATACGCTTATTTACCTGGGCATTGGCGTAGGCATTATCTGCATTATACTGTTTATCAACCTGCGCAAACTTACTGCCGACTCGGGTTTGTATCGTTTGCTGGTATTCAAAAATGTGCGTAGCGCTGCAAATGGATGGCCGTGGGTTGTTGTGGCGATGGGTATTTTGTTTAGCACCATTTTATTTGGTACAGGGCCCGAGGGCAGCGGGGTTAAGGTAAACCTGTTGGGCTTTCAGCCAAGTGAGATTGTAAAATACCTGGTGATTATTTTCCTTGCGGGATTTTTCGCCGCGAATGAAAAATTTATCAGCCAGTATGCCAGCTGGAGTAAACGCTTGTCGTTCTTTTCATCGGCGCTCGTGGCCACATTGATAACGCTGTTATTGTTTTTGGTTTTAGGCGATTTGGGGCCTGCCATGGTAATCTGTTTTACTTTTATCATCCTTTTCTCTTTTTCCCGTGGCGATTTTTTATCAATGGCAGGTTTTGTGGTGCTTTTTGTACTTATTACCTGGTTTTTTGATAATGTTTGGCTAAGTGCCGGTGTTACTTTTGGTATATTAGGTTTGGTTGGTTTTTGGAAACCGAAATATCTGAGCGAATCGGCCGTAATGGCGTTGATTGTGATTAGCGCTTTTTTAACCATCGATAAAATTCCCGGCCTGGATAAAATTATTCCCGGCCCGGTTGAACGTTTGGTTGAGCGTAAAGCCATCTGGCAGGATCCGTGGAATAATGAAGTTTATGGCGGCGACCAGGTAGCCAACGGCCTTTGGGCTATGGCCGGTGGTGGTTTAACAGGGGAAGGTGTTGGTCAGGGCTTTGCCAAAACCATTCCCGAGGCGCATACCGACATGATTTTGCCATCAATAGGCGAGGAGTTTGGCTGGGCTGGCATGGCGGCCGTATTTATATTGTTCCTGCTGTTTTTACACCGGTCGATAATTATTGGCCGGCAAACGGGTACGCCCTTGTTGTTTTACTTAAGCGCCGGTATTGGCGTATGTACCTTTGTGCAATTTTTGCTGATAGCTGGCGGCTCTATTGGGGCATTGCCTTTGTCGGGCGTATCGCTGCCGTTTGAAAGTTACGGTGGCTCGTCGTTGGTAATTAATTTATTGGCAACCGGTTTTTTACTGTCGGTATCATTGGTAAAAGGCAGCCAGGTACAAATGGATTACATTACCAAACAACAGGATAAAAACCTGGTGCCCGCTTTGGCGGCAGCATTAGCAGGCGTAGTGTTGTTAACCGTAAATGTATCGCGCTACAGCGCCGATAATAAAAAATGGGTGGTAAAACCCGCGTTGGTAGCTGATAAAAGCGGGCTGCGGATGTTCAGCTATAACCCAAGGATTGCCATTTTGATGAACAGGCTGCAAGCCGGATCATTACTTGACAGGAACGGATTGATCCTGGCTACCAGTAAGCCAGAACTTATTGCGAAGCAACAGAAAAAACTGGCTGTAGCAGGCGTAAAAGATTATAACCTCGATTCGGCAGTGCACAAGCGGCTGGAACGGTTTTATCCCTTTGAAGAACAAATGTTTTTTTGGACGGGTGATGTAAACACCGGTGTATTTAATGGCAGTACCAACGGCTACTTTGCCGAGTATGAACATGCGGCCGAATTACGTGGTTTTAAAATGCCCATCAGCAGTTATAATGTAAAAGCCTCGCGCTACCAGGAGGATAGATTTTTACCTCGTGGCGTAAAGGAAATGACCGTAGCCAAAAAGGATTATAGTGAATTGGCGCCATTGCTGTTAGCCGATATTAATGGCCCCGAAGTGGCCGCGTTTAAAAACCGTAACCGGGATGTTAAGCTGACGATGGATGCCGATTTGCAAACAAAAATTCAGCAGTCTATCGCTACCGATACCTCGCTATACGATAACCGCGTATCCGTTGTAGTGATGGAGGCCAATACCGGCGACGTGCTGGTATCGGCACAGTACCCGCTGCCGCCGGTGCACAACTGGGATCAGCTAACGATGTCGCAAGCAGACCAGAATAAACTATCCAACTGGATGACCACCACCGATCTGGGCTTCACTTATGCATCGCAGCCGGGTTCAACAGCTAAAGTATTAACAGCCATGTCGGCATTTAATAAACTGGGCATTGATGCATCTAAAGTAACCTATCACGTAAGCATGGAAGAGCGTATCCGTACCAAGGGAATCGAGCCGGACGAAACCGGTATCATTACCATGGAACGGGCGATAGCCAAATCAAACAACGTATATTTTATTAAACTGGCTAACCAGCAGCACCTGGAAGAGTATATGGTAAACCTGTATATGAAAACCGGGATGTTTTTGCACGGGGTAGGCGGCTACTATTATAATAAACCTGCCGAAAACGACGCCCAGGAAGAAAAATGGCGTAACCTGTGGCGTAAAACCGAGTTTAATACCAAGCCCCGGTACGATCCTAACAATATTCATAAAACCAGGGCCAAAGGTATTTCGGGTATGGCCTGGGGGCAGGGCGAGCTGATTGCTACCCCCGCATCTGTTGCGCGGTTGGTATCGGGTGTGGCCAATAATGGTGTGTTATTAGGCAATCGGTTTGTATTGAATGTTGGCAAAACAAAAATGCCGGTAAAGGCCGGCATTACCCTGGCCGATAAACCAGATTATGCTGCCCTGCTAAAGCAATATATGATAACGCAAAGCGCGCCAAAGGTGCCTATACTTGGTATAGCAGTGGCCGGTAAAAGCGGTACGCCCGAGCGTATTGTTAAAAATAAAAGCGTAAACGATGGCTGGTATGTATTTTTTGCACCGGAGGCAAACGGAAAAGGCAATATGGTTGTTTGTATCCGTGTAGAATCGACCAAAGGATCGTCAGATGCGGTGCATTTAGCGGGGAAACACGTGATCCCTTTCCTTTTGGAGAAGGGTTATATGAAGAGTATAGTATCGGGAGAAGTCGCCGAGCCTACAGATCAGCAATAA
- a CDS encoding AI-2E family transporter encodes MPAKKIIAPFYERLALTLLGFLALGYLIIIGKDILDPLIFGFIFAILLLPVSNFLEKKLRLPRSMSSLASILLLVALVGGILYLVGSQISNLTNDWPMLKSQVSQSIHDLQDWVQSAFHINAAKQLKYVDDASKKIMESGTDVVSTAFGAISSLMIFYVFIMIFTFFILLYRRLLLRFIIWVFRDENSAVVMDIVENVQSIMRQYILGLLLEMFIVASVAITVFLLIGIKYAALLGIIVGLFNIIPYIGIFTALLLSTIITFATGNIGKTVTVAVSVIVIHAVDANFLLPTIVGSKVRLNALISFIGIILGEMIWGLSGMFLSIPVIAIFKIIFDRIESLKPWGYLLGGDYESNKKAAEKLKVE; translated from the coding sequence ATGCCGGCAAAAAAAATTATAGCCCCTTTTTATGAACGACTTGCGCTTACCCTGCTGGGTTTTCTGGCCCTTGGTTACCTGATCATCATCGGCAAAGATATCCTCGACCCATTAATCTTCGGGTTTATATTTGCCATCCTGTTGCTGCCGGTTTCTAACTTTCTCGAAAAAAAACTGCGCCTGCCGCGCAGCATGTCGTCACTGGCATCTATCCTTTTATTGGTGGCCCTGGTTGGCGGTATACTATACCTGGTAGGCTCCCAAATATCAAACCTCACCAATGATTGGCCAATGCTTAAAAGCCAGGTATCGCAATCCATTCACGATTTGCAGGATTGGGTGCAATCGGCATTCCATATCAACGCGGCCAAACAGCTAAAATATGTAGATGATGCCTCCAAAAAAATAATGGAATCTGGAACCGACGTGGTAAGCACTGCTTTTGGCGCAATCTCGTCGCTCATGATATTTTATGTGTTTATCATGATCTTCACGTTTTTTATTTTGCTTTACAGGCGGCTTCTCCTTCGGTTTATCATCTGGGTATTCAGGGACGAGAACTCGGCGGTAGTGATGGACATTGTAGAAAACGTTCAATCTATCATGAGGCAGTATATACTGGGGCTATTGCTTGAAATGTTTATTGTAGCCAGTGTTGCCATTACCGTTTTTTTATTAATCGGCATAAAATACGCGGCGTTACTGGGTATCATTGTAGGTTTATTTAACATCATTCCCTATATCGGTATTTTCACAGCGTTGCTATTAAGCACCATCATCACTTTTGCTACCGGCAATATTGGCAAAACTGTAACAGTGGCTGTTAGTGTAATTGTAATACACGCAGTAGATGCCAACTTTTTGCTGCCAACTATTGTGGGTTCAAAGGTGAGGCTTAACGCCCTGATCTCGTTCATCGGCATTATTCTTGGCGAGATGATCTGGGGGCTTTCGGGCATGTTCCTTTCCATACCTGTTATTGCTATTTTCAAAATCATATTTGATCGTATTGAGAGTCTTAAACCCTGGGGTTACCTATTAGGAGGCGACTATGAGTCTAATAAAAAAGCTGCCGAAAAGCTGAAAGTTGAATAA
- a CDS encoding protein phosphatase 2C domain-containing protein, translating into MANNYFGLTDTGRQRDNNEDTFIAQKANDGNFILACVIDGVGGYVGGEVAAEIARETIIKDLSYIAGNVSTLLVNTFVDANKQIYDKKIADKELQNMACVLTLAVVDLENNQFYYAHVGDTRLYLLRDNSLIKISKDHSFVGFLEDSGRLSEEAAMDHPKRNEINKALGFDPNIAKDADFVETGHSPFLPGDMLLVCSDGLTDMVDKNLIKSILTGEGELEDKAAKLIQAANNKGGKDNVTVVLVHNNKAPRVQNVTRPVVSSKAAEEVIDPKHQPKLPDGPETVPVKQKSNRGTVVLLAILFLVVLCGFVWQYWINQQLKHDDRKPVATAPVARPKSAGEIKLQDTLNKLKGNSLVLSATDFKEPIVLSDSIFIGRDSLYIKAKGKIVFKPDSGYKGPAFMLSPKTKYVVLDSVAFDGFKTGVVTQNDALVLKYVQFNNCAIPVQTTYLFPDKKYVSGRLFGGMFKIDSLPKAIKQ; encoded by the coding sequence ATGGCAAATAATTATTTCGGACTAACCGATACCGGCAGGCAGAGGGATAATAATGAGGATACCTTTATTGCCCAAAAAGCCAATGATGGCAATTTTATTTTGGCCTGCGTAATTGATGGGGTAGGCGGTTATGTAGGCGGCGAGGTTGCTGCCGAAATTGCGCGCGAGACCATTATTAAAGATCTATCGTACATAGCGGGCAATGTGAGCACCTTGTTGGTGAATACTTTTGTTGATGCCAACAAACAAATTTATGATAAAAAAATAGCCGATAAAGAGTTGCAGAACATGGCCTGCGTACTTACGCTTGCGGTGGTCGACCTGGAAAATAACCAGTTTTATTATGCCCATGTGGGCGATACCCGTTTGTATTTGCTGCGCGATAATTCGCTTATTAAAATTTCAAAAGATCACTCCTTTGTAGGCTTCCTGGAAGACTCGGGCAGGTTGAGCGAAGAAGCCGCCATGGACCACCCTAAGCGCAACGAAATTAATAAAGCCCTGGGTTTTGACCCTAATATTGCTAAAGACGCTGACTTTGTAGAAACAGGCCATTCGCCATTTTTACCCGGCGATATGTTATTGGTTTGCAGCGATGGCCTTACCGATATGGTAGATAAAAACCTAATAAAAAGTATTCTGACAGGGGAAGGCGAATTGGAAGATAAGGCAGCTAAACTGATACAAGCTGCCAATAATAAAGGTGGCAAAGATAACGTGACCGTGGTGTTGGTACATAACAACAAGGCTCCGCGTGTTCAAAATGTAACCCGGCCGGTAGTTTCGTCAAAAGCAGCGGAAGAAGTTATAGACCCTAAGCATCAGCCTAAACTACCCGATGGACCCGAAACGGTGCCTGTAAAGCAAAAAAGTAACCGCGGCACAGTAGTTTTGCTTGCCATACTGTTCCTGGTAGTTTTGTGCGGATTTGTGTGGCAATACTGGATAAACCAGCAGCTAAAGCACGACGACAGGAAACCGGTTGCCACCGCGCCTGTTGCCAGGCCGAAAAGTGCAGGCGAAATAAAGCTGCAGGATACACTCAACAAGTTAAAGGGCAACTCGTTGGTGCTTTCTGCTACCGATTTTAAAGAGCCAATAGTATTAAGCGATTCTATTTTTATTGGGAGGGATAGCCTGTATATAAAAGCTAAAGGCAAAATTGTTTTTAAACCCGATTCGGGTTATAAAGGGCCGGCTTTTATGTTATCGCCAAAAACCAAATATGTGGTGCTGGATAGTGTTGCCTTTGACGGCTTTAAAACCGGCGTGGTTACGCAGAACGATGCCCTGGTGTTAAAATATGTGCAGTTTAATAATTGTGCCATACCGGTACAAACCACTTATCTGTTTCCCGATAAAAAATATGTATCGGGCAGGTTGTTTGGTGGCATGTTCAAAATAGATTCGTTACCCAAAGCCATCAAACAATAA
- a CDS encoding alpha/beta hydrolase translates to MKNTLKTCLLLCFLVSAGSTFAQQGKVIEEQTIKSKILKRNVKYTIYLPADYETANRTYPVVYLLHGYSDDNTGWLQFGEVNRYADQAILDGTIPPMIIVMPDGGTSWYINSYDGKEKYEDFFIKEFIPHVEQAYRIKTERQYRGIAGLSMGGYGTLIYAIKYPQLFSAAAALSAAVFPDDQMVNQPDDNYEHVFGQLFGRGLKGKDRLTKDWQANSVLNLVQNKTADDLSKVRYWIDCGDDDFLTIGNSMLHIALTEKKVPHEFRMRDGAHNWTYWRTGITNALSFIGDGFRQK, encoded by the coding sequence ATGAAAAATACTTTGAAAACGTGCCTGCTCCTTTGCTTCCTGGTAAGCGCCGGCAGCACATTTGCCCAACAAGGCAAAGTAATTGAAGAGCAAACCATTAAAAGCAAAATTTTAAAACGCAACGTTAAATACACCATTTACCTTCCTGCCGATTATGAAACGGCTAACCGTACCTACCCTGTGGTATACCTTTTACACGGATACTCCGACGACAACACCGGCTGGTTACAATTTGGCGAAGTAAACCGTTATGCCGACCAGGCCATTTTAGATGGTACTATTCCGCCAATGATTATTGTAATGCCGGATGGCGGTACCAGCTGGTATATTAACTCCTATGATGGGAAGGAAAAATACGAGGATTTTTTTATAAAAGAATTTATACCCCACGTTGAGCAGGCCTATCGCATAAAAACCGAAAGACAATACCGCGGAATTGCCGGCCTTTCCATGGGTGGCTACGGTACGCTGATTTACGCTATTAAATACCCGCAGCTTTTTTCGGCAGCAGCGGCATTAAGCGCGGCGGTATTCCCCGACGACCAAATGGTTAACCAGCCAGATGATAATTACGAACACGTTTTTGGCCAGTTATTTGGCCGTGGATTGAAGGGTAAAGACAGGCTGACTAAAGATTGGCAGGCAAATTCAGTGTTGAACCTGGTTCAAAATAAAACGGCAGACGATTTAAGCAAAGTGCGCTACTGGATTGATTGCGGCGATGATGACTTTTTAACCATAGGTAACAGCATGCTGCATATAGCCCTGACAGAAAAGAAAGTGCCTCATGAATTCAGGATGCGCGATGGTGCCCACAACTGGACGTACTGGCGCACCGGCATCACCAATGCCCTCAGCTTTATAGGCGATGGTTTCAGGCAGAAGTGA
- a CDS encoding FHA domain-containing protein, whose amino-acid sequence MAFSFFSKSGGEKGQVDVKGLREAILRFIKEALQKVEGGEGRHIKELLLYLAPDPDDKHLYEGAVYVHEKEVFRNEIQRIADDYAIELPDDWTIDVIFADKLPADVPKIPEIEAAFQMHTRRQVAHNASSAIAYIRILSGEAEKEEYLIKATDGKINIGRDKKVITENGSYRLNKIIFPADSNDPSNKFISRQHAHIEWNKDAECFMIFADEGGVPPRNKTKISIAADDKLIKLNSTQIGHPMNEGDQVILGESVVFLFSVKAEG is encoded by the coding sequence ATGGCATTTAGTTTTTTTAGTAAAAGCGGCGGAGAAAAGGGACAGGTTGATGTAAAGGGCCTGCGCGAAGCCATACTGCGTTTTATAAAAGAGGCCCTGCAAAAGGTTGAAGGCGGCGAAGGCAGGCACATCAAAGAGCTACTGCTTTACCTGGCGCCCGATCCCGACGACAAACATCTTTACGAAGGTGCGGTTTACGTGCACGAAAAGGAAGTATTCAGGAACGAGATTCAGCGGATTGCCGATGACTACGCGATAGAGTTGCCCGATGACTGGACCATTGACGTGATTTTTGCAGATAAGCTTCCCGCCGATGTGCCAAAGATTCCCGAGATTGAGGCCGCTTTCCAGATGCATACCCGCAGGCAGGTGGCACATAATGCATCATCGGCCATTGCTTATATCAGGATACTTAGCGGCGAAGCCGAAAAGGAAGAATACCTGATTAAGGCTACCGACGGCAAGATTAATATTGGACGGGATAAAAAAGTGATAACGGAGAACGGATCATACCGGCTGAACAAGATTATATTCCCGGCCGATAGTAACGACCCCAGCAACAAATTTATCAGCAGGCAGCATGCCCATATCGAATGGAATAAAGACGCGGAATGTTTTATGATTTTTGCCGATGAGGGTGGTGTACCACCGCGTAATAAAACCAAGATCAGCATAGCAGCCGATGATAAACTGATTAAGCTTAACTCGACCCAGATTGGCCACCCCATGAACGAAGGCGACCAGGTAATATTGGGCGAATCGGTGGTGTTTTTATTTAGTGTTAAGGCAGAAGGATAA
- a CDS encoding MBL fold metallo-hydrolase: protein MIRKFLALSAILCALVPFGVKAQLKPARSFRLVPLGVLGGIDESNLSAYMLAASGSNDYICLDAGTLHYGIKKAVENKAFHVSQEKVLRQYIKGYFISHAHLDHLAGLIINSPEDSTKNIYGLQSTLQTLKTHYFTWVSWANFADEGESPALKRFHYKPLEPGNEVAIENTALKVQAFPLSHSNLTSTAFLVHSNEAYILYLGDTGPDAVEKSTNLQKLWEAVTPLVKNKQLKAIMIEVSFPSEQPDKTLFGHLTPHWLMVEMDKLASLTGPDAVKGLNIVVTHLKPPANSIVKIKNELKVENKLQLNLVYPQQGKPLTF from the coding sequence ATGATCCGTAAATTCCTTGCTTTAAGTGCTATTCTATGTGCTTTGGTGCCTTTTGGGGTAAAGGCACAACTTAAACCGGCGCGCTCATTCAGGCTGGTGCCTTTGGGCGTGCTGGGGGGCATTGATGAAAGCAACCTATCGGCTTACATGCTGGCAGCAAGCGGCAGTAATGATTACATATGCTTAGATGCCGGCACGCTGCACTACGGCATAAAAAAAGCCGTCGAAAACAAGGCTTTCCATGTTTCGCAGGAGAAAGTATTAAGGCAATACATTAAAGGATATTTTATTTCGCATGCCCATCTCGACCACCTTGCCGGCCTAATCATTAACTCGCCAGAGGATAGCACTAAAAACATTTATGGCCTGCAAAGCACACTCCAAACACTCAAAACCCATTACTTTACCTGGGTAAGTTGGGCCAACTTTGCCGACGAAGGGGAAAGTCCCGCTTTAAAAAGGTTTCATTATAAACCACTTGAGCCTGGAAACGAGGTGGCTATAGAAAACACCGCGCTAAAAGTGCAGGCATTCCCACTAAGCCATTCAAACCTCACCAGCACCGCCTTTTTGGTGCACAGCAATGAGGCCTATATATTATATTTAGGCGATACCGGCCCCGATGCTGTTGAAAAAAGCACCAACCTGCAAAAGCTTTGGGAAGCTGTTACCCCCCTGGTTAAAAACAAACAATTAAAAGCCATCATGATTGAGGTTTCGTTCCCAAGCGAACAGCCTGATAAAACGTTATTTGGCCACCTTACCCCCCATTGGCTAATGGTCGAAATGGACAAACTGGCCTCATTAACCGGCCCGGATGCCGTCAAAGGGTTAAACATTGTTGTTACACATTTAAAACCGCCGGCAAACAGCATTGTGAAAATAAAAAACGAATTAAAAGTTGAAAATAAATTACAACTAAACCTGGTTTACCCGCAGCAAGGCAAACCGCTTACTTTTTAA